The proteins below are encoded in one region of Acidithiobacillus ferrooxidans ATCC 23270:
- a CDS encoding HNH endonuclease codes for MHLVLRLDVGGRPMAWETWEEAAAHYVRGNVAWTLGSPFFTAHGGICRRSGVLSQLDIHPVIAVRGRHQGKIRPPALSNQTLFHRDHHLCMYCGKHFPLRELTRDHIIPISRKGRDIWTNVVTACRSCNSRKDNRTPEEAHMPLLAVPFTPTWAEYLLLSNRRILADQMEFLIAQVPEGRHRVF; via the coding sequence ATGCACCTCGTGCTGCGCCTTGACGTCGGTGGTCGTCCCATGGCCTGGGAAACCTGGGAAGAAGCCGCGGCCCATTATGTCCGGGGTAACGTTGCCTGGACACTGGGGAGTCCTTTCTTTACCGCCCACGGCGGCATCTGCCGCCGCAGTGGTGTCCTCTCGCAACTCGACATTCATCCGGTCATCGCCGTCCGCGGTCGCCATCAGGGCAAGATTCGGCCTCCGGCCCTGTCCAATCAGACCTTGTTCCATCGCGATCATCATCTCTGCATGTACTGTGGCAAACATTTCCCTCTCCGCGAACTCACCCGTGACCACATCATTCCCATCTCCCGCAAGGGCAGGGATATCTGGACCAACGTGGTGACTGCCTGCCGCAGTTGCAACAGCCGCAAGGACAATCGCACCCCCGAGGAGGCCCATATGCCGCTGCTCGCGGTGCCTTTTACTCCGACCTGGGCCGAATATCTGCTGCTCAGTAACCGGCGCATTCTCGCCGATCAGATGGAGTTCCTGATCGCCCAGGTGCCGGAAGGACGCCATCGCGTTTTTTGA
- the rsmA gene encoding 16S rRNA (adenine(1518)-N(6)/adenine(1519)-N(6))-dimethyltransferase RsmA → MMQEGGLPRAKKRFGQNFLVQPQIVERIVAAIRPASGDHLVEIGPGPGALTKSLLRLLPQFTVVELDRDMIAGLRALAPPEQLRVLQADALEVDFAALAGAGNALRIVGNLPYNVATPLIFHILEHAEQVRDMHFMLQKEVVDRVVAMPGSKAYGRLSVMIQAYCAVESLFTVAPGNFFPVPKVDSAFMRLIPHRPGLLPPHLQAPFARIVATSFAQRRKTLANNLRGILSADDLRGLQIDPGSRAETLDQAAFFRLAEATVEQGNRS, encoded by the coding sequence ATGATGCAAGAGGGGGGGCTGCCGCGCGCCAAAAAGCGTTTCGGGCAGAATTTTTTGGTTCAGCCGCAGATTGTCGAGCGCATTGTGGCGGCTATCCGCCCGGCGTCCGGCGATCATCTGGTGGAGATCGGGCCGGGGCCGGGGGCGCTGACCAAGTCCCTGCTGCGCCTCTTGCCGCAGTTCACGGTGGTGGAACTGGATCGGGATATGATTGCCGGTTTACGCGCACTCGCGCCACCGGAGCAGTTGCGGGTCTTGCAGGCCGATGCACTGGAGGTCGACTTCGCGGCGCTGGCCGGCGCCGGGAATGCCCTGCGGATAGTCGGCAACCTCCCCTACAACGTGGCGACACCGCTGATTTTCCATATTCTGGAACACGCAGAACAGGTGCGGGATATGCACTTCATGCTGCAAAAAGAGGTGGTGGACCGGGTGGTGGCGATGCCGGGAAGCAAGGCGTACGGACGGCTTTCGGTGATGATACAGGCGTACTGCGCGGTGGAATCCCTGTTCACGGTGGCCCCGGGGAATTTCTTTCCGGTGCCCAAGGTGGATTCGGCCTTCATGCGTCTGATACCGCATCGTCCGGGGTTGCTGCCCCCGCACCTGCAGGCGCCCTTCGCACGGATTGTGGCCACCAGTTTTGCCCAGCGCCGCAAGACTCTCGCCAATAATCTGCGCGGCATTTTGAGTGCGGACGACTTGCGGGGTTTGCAGATCGATCCCGGCAGCCGTGCCGAGACGCTGGATCAGGCCGCCTTTTTTCGCCTCGCCGAGGCCACCGTTGAACAGGGAAACCGATCATGA
- a CDS encoding YbjN domain-containing protein — protein MNHLEVAEKLFAELEWEAKTLPDYPVLTCAVQVPNGVLDIFCHVHGERERILFYLRPQNLEITMEKRLAVAEFLTRANYGLALGNFELDMEDGEINFKTILQAPLTVLSTTLLRPYLLVGVETINHYLPGLERVLSGQETPAAAIKALEIATAVH, from the coding sequence ATGAATCATTTGGAAGTTGCCGAGAAGCTGTTTGCCGAACTGGAATGGGAAGCGAAAACGCTGCCCGATTATCCGGTTCTCACTTGCGCGGTGCAGGTACCCAATGGCGTTCTGGATATTTTTTGCCATGTGCATGGCGAACGGGAGCGTATCCTGTTTTACTTGCGTCCCCAGAATCTGGAGATAACGATGGAAAAACGCCTGGCGGTGGCGGAGTTTCTGACTCGGGCCAACTATGGGCTGGCTCTGGGTAACTTTGAGCTCGATATGGAGGATGGAGAAATCAACTTCAAGACGATTCTCCAGGCGCCTCTCACGGTGTTGAGCACTACCCTGCTGCGTCCTTATCTGCTGGTTGGCGTAGAGACCATCAACCACTATCTGCCAGGGCTGGAACGGGTGCTGAGTGGCCAGGAAACCCCGGCTGCCGCGATTAAGGCGCTGGAGATTGCGACAGCGGTACATTGA
- a CDS encoding SPOR domain-containing protein produces MRDYKNQTSRPQVQEPRPPVPPRQRVTPEDDAEETPSPRARHWPWVLLLLVIALSAGVWWWIAQIPIATGRPGLSRSGTEASTAATSRNNAAATGQKPPDSPATTRPSAPVPISAAALSSRGGPLTVATSAAASATSTAATRSGVDFNFYQILPAMHVDIPADILGSGPGIPSAATASSTSVVHQPVTIQVGAFTNRAAAVVLRDRLALLGVSTQMEKAEAGDNSTLYRLRTNTFDSLAAAQPTLAKIRGMGITPLLLGSGIIGSGVNVPLSQSPAP; encoded by the coding sequence ATGCGCGACTACAAAAATCAGACCAGCCGCCCGCAAGTGCAGGAGCCGCGCCCGCCCGTCCCGCCACGACAGCGGGTAACTCCGGAAGATGATGCCGAGGAAACACCGTCCCCTCGGGCACGGCACTGGCCCTGGGTGTTGCTGCTTCTGGTGATCGCGCTGAGTGCGGGGGTCTGGTGGTGGATCGCACAGATCCCCATCGCCACCGGCAGGCCAGGCCTGTCCCGTAGCGGGACGGAAGCATCGACGGCGGCGACATCCCGCAACAACGCGGCGGCGACCGGGCAGAAACCGCCTGACAGCCCGGCAACCACCCGACCGTCAGCACCCGTACCGATTAGCGCGGCTGCACTCTCCTCGCGGGGCGGCCCGCTCACCGTCGCCACCTCCGCTGCGGCTTCCGCGACCTCCACAGCCGCCACCCGCAGCGGCGTCGATTTCAATTTTTATCAGATATTGCCCGCCATGCATGTGGATATTCCTGCCGACATCCTCGGCAGCGGTCCCGGCATCCCCAGTGCAGCGACCGCCAGCAGTACCAGTGTCGTTCATCAGCCGGTGACCATTCAGGTGGGCGCCTTCACCAACCGCGCCGCCGCCGTCGTCCTGCGCGATCGCCTCGCCCTGCTGGGGGTCAGCACCCAGATGGAAAAGGCGGAAGCGGGCGATAACAGCACCCTCTACCGGCTCCGCACCAACACCTTCGATTCTCTGGCAGCGGCCCAGCCCACCCTTGCCAAAATCCGCGGCATGGGCATCACCCCGCTGCTGCTGGGCAGCGGAATCATCGGCTCCGGGGTCAATGTACCGCTGTCGCAATCTCCAGCGCCTTAA
- the argS gene encoding arginine--tRNA ligase, with product MKAFVSQALQGALQQLHAQGRIPGIPATLELDRPKQVEHGHLASNVALLLAKAVGRKPRDIADDIVAALPASDWIARTEIAGPGFINFFLQPAAFHAVIHRVRTEKEHFGANRNGAGQRLQMEFVSANPTGPLHVGHGRGAAYGASLANILRFNGFDIFCEYYVNDAGRQMDILAASVYLRYLEADKALPWPFPENGYRGDYVREIAAHLREQVGDRLRHAAVGLPNLPQMSDGDIAIDTLIAHLKQSLGEDYRTLHSAGLDEILADIRDDLEGFGVHYERWYSEGSLMDTGAVDSAVAALEKAGHCYTQEGALWFRATAFDDDKDRVLRRDNGAYTYFASDVAYHAEKFARGFTHVIDMWGADHHGYVPRVKAALRALGLDDQQLEVVLVQFAILYRGTEKISMSTRAGEFVTLRELREEVGNDAARFFYVLRRADQHLDFDLELAKKHSEENPVFYIQYAHARVYSLLRQSVEKGLSLPPADGVGLEILQESREIALADALWRFPEVVATAARDREPHQIAFYLRELAAAFHTYYNSTRILVEETPLRHARLTLCLAVAQSIANGLRLLGVSAPEQM from the coding sequence GTGAAAGCATTTGTCAGCCAGGCCCTGCAAGGGGCGCTTCAACAACTCCACGCCCAGGGCCGCATTCCAGGGATTCCCGCCACCCTGGAGCTGGATCGCCCCAAGCAGGTGGAACACGGCCATCTCGCCAGCAACGTCGCCCTGCTCCTCGCCAAAGCGGTCGGGCGCAAGCCCCGGGACATCGCCGACGACATCGTCGCGGCCCTGCCTGCCTCGGACTGGATCGCCCGCACCGAGATTGCCGGTCCCGGCTTCATCAATTTCTTTTTGCAGCCTGCCGCCTTTCACGCCGTCATCCATCGGGTACGCACCGAAAAAGAGCACTTCGGTGCCAACCGGAACGGCGCCGGCCAGCGCCTGCAAATGGAGTTCGTCTCCGCCAATCCCACCGGCCCCCTGCACGTCGGGCATGGGCGCGGCGCCGCCTATGGCGCCAGCCTCGCCAACATCCTCCGCTTTAACGGCTTCGACATCTTTTGCGAATACTATGTCAACGACGCCGGGCGGCAAATGGACATTCTCGCGGCCAGCGTCTACCTGCGCTATCTCGAAGCCGACAAGGCGCTGCCCTGGCCCTTCCCGGAGAACGGTTATCGCGGCGACTATGTGCGTGAAATAGCGGCCCATCTCCGGGAGCAGGTCGGCGACCGCTTACGGCACGCGGCGGTCGGATTACCGAACCTGCCCCAGATGAGCGACGGTGATATCGCCATCGACACCCTCATCGCCCACCTGAAGCAGTCGCTCGGCGAAGACTATCGCACCTTGCACAGCGCCGGACTGGACGAGATTCTCGCCGACATCCGTGACGACCTGGAGGGCTTTGGCGTGCATTACGAACGCTGGTATTCCGAGGGCAGCCTGATGGATACGGGGGCGGTCGATAGCGCCGTCGCGGCCCTCGAAAAGGCCGGACACTGTTATACCCAGGAAGGCGCCCTCTGGTTCCGTGCCACCGCCTTTGATGACGACAAGGACCGGGTTCTGCGTCGCGACAATGGCGCCTATACCTACTTTGCCTCCGATGTGGCCTACCATGCCGAAAAATTTGCCCGCGGCTTCACCCACGTCATCGACATGTGGGGTGCGGACCATCACGGCTATGTGCCCAGGGTCAAGGCCGCCCTGCGCGCCCTCGGCCTCGACGACCAGCAACTGGAAGTCGTCCTCGTCCAGTTCGCCATCCTCTATCGCGGTACGGAAAAGATCTCCATGTCTACCCGCGCCGGCGAGTTTGTCACCCTCCGTGAACTGCGCGAGGAAGTGGGCAATGATGCCGCGCGCTTCTTCTATGTGCTGCGCCGCGCCGACCAGCATCTGGACTTTGATCTGGAACTGGCCAAAAAGCACTCCGAGGAAAACCCGGTATTTTATATCCAGTATGCCCACGCCCGGGTCTATTCCCTGCTGCGCCAGTCGGTAGAAAAGGGACTCAGCCTGCCGCCAGCAGACGGCGTCGGTCTGGAAATTCTGCAGGAGTCCCGCGAAATCGCGCTTGCCGACGCCCTCTGGCGCTTCCCGGAAGTAGTGGCCACGGCGGCCCGGGATCGCGAACCGCACCAGATCGCCTTCTACCTCAGGGAGTTGGCGGCAGCCTTCCACACCTACTACAATTCGACCCGAATTCTGGTGGAGGAAACACCGCTACGCCACGCCCGCCTGACGCTTTGTCTGGCCGTCGCACAGAGTATTGCCAATGGGTTACGACTGCTTGGCGTCAGCGCGCCGGAACAGATGTAA
- a CDS encoding MFS transporter: METLPSLSQIWPLFAGVGLALGMGSFDGAALQGIFPYVAGGLSTSSDHALWTLTYFIVHWSLGISLMPWTTARFGMRRVFQVAVIVAMAGTLISAVTDNLWIMLLSRALQGIAAGILVPLSQSLFLRHSPKAHHGMVTIFWSNAMLVPFFFGPAIGGLLATELGYRSIFLLSLPIWGVALFLGSAGVPKDRGDPRTPPFDGWGFGLLYGGLMSMQVVLDQGEQYGWWHSAFILKTTLFAFIFLLLFAWRESETRHPLLQLHFLRRRNYWLGLLLLCLGWAMFMGWASLLPLWAEETLGFNGFWGSAVLVPLALGAIPLSTLMDRLHGLLGLRRLTTLCFAIFAFAYGSAYLSPISSLGDLFWPVLFIGMGVGMLFVPLTMVILSGLSAQEIPSAATTSNFIRVFSANIGVSLLSVYWTRYSALAGDHLRSHVSRFGGHTTLSAQHLHALISAQAGTLSIDNLLRLSMWACLAAAIAAYVFIIPPSTLRSTDGPRNYVEEEEDEFPITAGAPMGEGAGISS; the protein is encoded by the coding sequence GTGGAAACATTACCATCCCTCTCCCAAATCTGGCCCCTCTTCGCGGGGGTTGGCCTTGCCCTTGGCATGGGCTCTTTCGATGGCGCCGCGCTACAGGGCATTTTTCCCTACGTCGCGGGCGGCCTCTCCACCAGCAGCGATCACGCCCTCTGGACTCTCACCTACTTTATCGTTCACTGGTCACTGGGGATCTCCCTGATGCCGTGGACAACCGCCCGCTTCGGCATGCGCCGCGTCTTTCAGGTGGCGGTTATCGTGGCCATGGCGGGTACCCTCATCAGTGCGGTGACCGACAATCTCTGGATCATGCTGCTGTCCCGCGCCCTGCAGGGTATCGCCGCAGGAATTCTTGTCCCCCTCAGCCAGAGCCTCTTTTTACGCCACAGTCCGAAAGCGCACCACGGCATGGTCACCATCTTCTGGAGCAACGCCATGCTGGTGCCATTTTTCTTCGGGCCGGCCATTGGCGGCCTGCTGGCGACAGAACTCGGTTATCGCAGCATTTTTCTGCTGTCCTTGCCGATCTGGGGCGTCGCCCTGTTTCTGGGCAGCGCGGGCGTTCCCAAAGATCGCGGTGACCCCCGGACGCCGCCCTTCGACGGCTGGGGTTTCGGCCTGCTCTACGGCGGACTGATGAGCATGCAGGTAGTACTGGATCAGGGCGAGCAGTACGGCTGGTGGCATTCGGCCTTCATCCTGAAAACGACCCTGTTCGCTTTCATCTTCCTGCTGCTCTTTGCCTGGCGCGAAAGCGAGACCCGCCATCCCCTGCTGCAACTGCACTTTTTGCGTCGGCGCAATTACTGGCTGGGGCTGCTGCTGCTGTGCCTGGGCTGGGCCATGTTCATGGGCTGGGCCTCCCTGCTGCCCCTCTGGGCGGAGGAAACACTCGGTTTCAACGGGTTCTGGGGGAGTGCGGTGCTCGTTCCCCTTGCCCTCGGCGCCATCCCCTTGTCGACCCTGATGGACCGCCTGCACGGATTATTGGGCCTGCGCCGTCTGACGACCCTCTGCTTTGCCATTTTTGCCTTCGCCTACGGCAGCGCCTATCTCAGTCCCATCAGCAGCCTGGGCGACCTGTTCTGGCCGGTGCTGTTCATCGGCATGGGGGTGGGCATGCTCTTCGTACCGCTCACCATGGTGATTCTCTCCGGCCTCAGTGCCCAGGAAATTCCGTCAGCAGCCACCACCAGCAATTTCATTCGCGTCTTCAGCGCCAACATCGGGGTGAGCCTGCTGAGCGTCTACTGGACCCGTTACAGCGCCCTTGCTGGCGACCACCTGCGTAGCCATGTCAGTCGCTTTGGCGGGCACACCACACTCTCAGCTCAGCACCTGCACGCCCTGATCAGCGCGCAGGCAGGCACCCTGAGCATCGACAACCTGCTGCGCCTGTCCATGTGGGCCTGCCTGGCAGCCGCCATAGCCGCCTACGTCTTTATCATTCCGCCCAGCACCCTGCGCAGCACCGACGGTCCGCGCAATTATGTGGAGGAGGAAGAGGACGAGTTTCCCATAACGGCCGGTGCGCCAATGGGGGAGGGCGCGGGCATATCTTCCTGA
- a CDS encoding LysR substrate-binding domain-containing protein, producing MRIHAEELLTFLAVAEAGGVGAGAQILRRSQPAVSERLRALQAAVGEPLYQRAGRGIRLTAAGESLLPYARRLREGLGEVENWSARRHALQEGSLRIAASNTVANYFLMEHLARFRGRYPGVQLQLRTGPLTDNLPLSAWDLLFTEEQIERSGLPPHMELEAWREDELVAILPQDHPWVRAGRGWVRWEEVLAEPIVWREPYSGIRRRVEAAIVRAGLRARYSVEVTGVEALRDAVAAGLGIGFASVEALDKVRWPLASLRLDPPHGLFWTLYLMRPQADFQSRAVRAFLDLLATPD from the coding sequence ATGAGAATTCATGCAGAAGAATTGCTGACCTTTCTGGCGGTGGCGGAGGCTGGGGGGGTAGGGGCCGGAGCACAGATCCTGCGGCGCAGCCAGCCTGCGGTTTCCGAGCGGTTGCGCGCACTGCAGGCCGCGGTCGGTGAGCCCCTGTACCAGCGTGCCGGGAGGGGCATCCGTCTGACCGCCGCGGGGGAGTCCCTGTTGCCCTATGCCCGTCGCCTGCGGGAAGGTCTCGGCGAAGTGGAAAACTGGTCGGCGCGGCGGCATGCACTGCAGGAAGGAAGCCTGCGCATCGCGGCCAGCAATACCGTGGCGAATTACTTTCTCATGGAGCATCTGGCGCGTTTTCGCGGACGCTATCCCGGCGTTCAACTGCAACTCAGGACCGGACCGCTGACCGACAACCTGCCGTTGAGCGCCTGGGATTTACTCTTCACCGAAGAGCAGATCGAGCGCAGTGGCTTGCCGCCGCATATGGAGTTGGAGGCTTGGCGGGAGGATGAACTGGTGGCGATCCTTCCCCAGGATCATCCCTGGGTGCGGGCGGGCCGGGGATGGGTACGCTGGGAGGAGGTGCTGGCGGAGCCCATCGTCTGGCGCGAGCCGTATTCGGGGATCCGCCGGCGGGTGGAGGCGGCCATTGTCCGTGCCGGATTGCGTGCGCGCTACAGCGTCGAGGTGACTGGGGTGGAGGCGTTGCGAGACGCCGTCGCCGCCGGGCTGGGCATAGGCTTCGCTTCGGTAGAGGCCTTGGATAAGGTGCGCTGGCCGCTGGCTTCCCTGCGCCTCGATCCGCCCCATGGCCTGTTCTGGACCCTGTACCTCATGCGCCCTCAGGCCGATTTTCAGTCGCGGGCGGTGCGCGCTTTCCTGGACCTGCTGGCGACGCCGGACTGA
- the prmB gene encoding 50S ribosomal protein L3 N(5)-glutamine methyltransferase: MNLEQYIALAGDTLQTITDFRRWGASRFAAAGLDFSQGQQQPRGEADALLAAALHLEPEDLGELGAARLLDREKTTIFKHFYQREILRRPAAYITGEAWFAGLRFSVDERVLIPRSLLEPFIEEGFAPWVEASQVRRILEIGTGSGCMAITLALRFPEAEVDAVDISADALSVAHANIRRYGLEDRVHLHQSDLFAALEGRRYDLILSNPPYVDAIAMAELTPEYRHEPRLALAAGEDGLDCLLPLLEQAPHHLEGGGVLVVETGDAEEALIRRRPDLPLIWLEHPAGGSGAFLVVAAADGGF; the protein is encoded by the coding sequence ATGAACCTGGAACAATACATCGCCCTCGCCGGCGACACGCTGCAGACGATCACCGATTTCCGGCGCTGGGGCGCCAGCCGTTTTGCCGCCGCAGGGCTCGATTTCAGTCAGGGCCAGCAGCAACCCCGCGGCGAAGCCGACGCGCTCCTGGCCGCGGCACTGCACCTCGAGCCGGAAGACCTTGGGGAACTCGGCGCGGCACGCCTGCTGGACCGCGAAAAAACCACGATCTTCAAGCACTTCTATCAAAGGGAAATACTCCGTCGGCCCGCCGCCTATATTACCGGCGAAGCCTGGTTCGCGGGACTGCGTTTCAGCGTCGATGAACGTGTCCTCATCCCCCGCAGCCTGCTCGAACCTTTCATCGAGGAGGGCTTCGCGCCCTGGGTAGAGGCGTCGCAGGTGCGCCGCATTCTGGAGATCGGCACGGGCTCCGGCTGCATGGCCATTACCCTGGCCCTGCGCTTTCCGGAGGCGGAAGTGGATGCAGTGGACATCTCTGCAGATGCCCTCTCCGTGGCACACGCCAATATCCGGCGTTACGGTCTGGAAGACCGTGTGCATCTGCATCAGTCCGACCTCTTTGCCGCTCTGGAGGGACGACGCTATGACCTGATTCTCAGCAACCCGCCCTATGTGGACGCGATAGCCATGGCGGAATTGACCCCGGAATACCGGCACGAGCCTCGTCTCGCCCTGGCCGCCGGTGAGGATGGTCTGGACTGCCTGCTCCCCCTTCTGGAGCAAGCACCACATCACCTGGAGGGGGGCGGCGTCCTCGTGGTAGAAACCGGCGATGCCGAAGAAGCCCTCATCCGCCGCCGTCCCGACCTGCCCCTGATCTGGCTGGAACATCCGGCCGGAGGTTCCGGCGCCTTTCTAGTGGTAGCCGCGGCCGACGGCGGATTTTAG
- a CDS encoding exodeoxyribonuclease III yields the protein MAMRLYSWNVNGWRAACRKGLREWVATVQADALCFQEIKADPDRLPATETALDGYDARWAVAERPGYSGVATFSRAPCRPLTTGLGIPRFDREGRVVVTDCGDFDLYNVYFPNGKKDTERLAFKLDFYAAFLELINARVAAGRAVVFCGDVNTAHQAIDLARPKENARISGFLPEERACLDQWAAAGWVDSFRHLHPDAVEYSWWSQRTDARARNIGWRLDYFWIHESLLPRLRGAGIATDVTGSDHCPVWLELD from the coding sequence ATGGCCATGCGCCTGTATAGCTGGAACGTGAACGGCTGGCGCGCCGCCTGTCGCAAAGGGTTGCGCGAATGGGTCGCGACGGTGCAGGCGGATGCGCTCTGCTTCCAGGAAATCAAGGCCGACCCGGACCGCCTGCCGGCGACGGAAACCGCACTGGATGGTTACGATGCCCGCTGGGCGGTCGCTGAACGCCCGGGTTACAGCGGCGTCGCCACCTTCAGCAGAGCGCCCTGCCGGCCGCTGACAACGGGCCTGGGCATCCCGCGCTTCGACCGGGAGGGGCGCGTGGTCGTCACCGACTGCGGTGATTTCGACCTGTATAACGTCTACTTTCCCAACGGCAAGAAGGATACGGAACGCCTCGCCTTCAAGCTGGATTTCTATGCCGCCTTCCTGGAACTGATCAACGCGCGGGTCGCCGCCGGCCGGGCGGTGGTATTCTGTGGCGACGTCAACACCGCCCATCAGGCCATCGACCTTGCACGCCCCAAAGAAAACGCGAGAATATCCGGTTTTCTCCCCGAGGAAAGGGCCTGTCTGGACCAATGGGCAGCGGCGGGCTGGGTGGACAGCTTCCGCCACCTTCACCCGGATGCCGTGGAGTATTCCTGGTGGAGTCAGCGCACCGACGCCCGCGCCCGCAATATTGGCTGGCGCCTCGATTATTTCTGGATACATGAGAGCCTGTTGCCGCGCCTGCGCGGAGCGGGGATCGCCACCGATGTGACCGGCTCCGATCATTGCCCGGTCTGGCTGGAGTTGGATTGA
- a CDS encoding DUF2322 family protein, with amino-acid sequence MSTTTLPNIDHVCKLLLYGGPLAQLQGELVKQPDQEISVAVLYQLALRHGVISPTAAREGLALLAAAGPAGDAGRAILERVLAEGDFLAVRVTR; translated from the coding sequence ATGAGTACCACGACGCTGCCCAATATCGACCATGTGTGCAAGCTGCTTCTGTATGGCGGCCCCCTCGCACAGCTCCAGGGAGAACTGGTCAAACAACCCGACCAGGAAATCAGTGTTGCCGTACTCTATCAACTGGCACTGCGCCATGGCGTCATCAGTCCGACGGCAGCGCGGGAAGGGCTCGCCCTGCTCGCCGCAGCGGGTCCCGCCGGTGATGCGGGGCGGGCCATCCTGGAACGGGTGCTGGCGGAAGGGGACTTTCTGGCGGTGCGGGTGACGCGTTGA
- a CDS encoding 23S rRNA (adenine(2030)-N(6))-methyltransferase RlmJ: MNYDHQYHAGNTADCVKHLALSLTLQTLVRKDSPLAYIETHAGAGRYALGTQGEHLQGVSRLWADRRSLPHAGAWLKIVSNENADGTLRHYPGSPALAAALLRPTDRMVLCEEQPEVATRLRKAIGKRAHTSVVGEDGYRTLFGQIPPPEKRGLVLIDPPFERRDEWERLTDTLIRAYQRWPQGVYLVWYPVKIRGTITRLWQALRERLPAFACELLQMPEEGREQLFGSGLIVVNPPWGLREALAAALTELGPLLSAPQGGGLWSLRCQGWPGPAPKPPVHFNG; encoded by the coding sequence ATGAATTATGACCATCAATATCACGCGGGCAACACCGCCGACTGCGTCAAGCATCTGGCCCTGAGCCTCACCTTGCAAACCCTGGTCCGCAAGGACAGCCCCCTTGCCTATATCGAGACCCATGCCGGAGCAGGGCGATATGCCCTGGGAACACAGGGGGAACACCTGCAGGGTGTTTCGCGCCTGTGGGCAGACCGACGGAGCCTGCCACATGCGGGCGCATGGTTGAAGATCGTCAGCAATGAGAATGCTGACGGCACGTTGCGCCACTATCCCGGCTCGCCAGCCCTCGCGGCCGCACTGCTCCGGCCGACCGACCGGATGGTGCTCTGCGAGGAACAGCCGGAAGTCGCGACACGCCTGCGCAAGGCGATAGGGAAACGGGCCCATACCAGCGTCGTCGGTGAAGACGGCTATCGCACCCTGTTCGGGCAGATCCCCCCGCCGGAAAAACGCGGGCTGGTCCTCATCGATCCGCCTTTTGAACGCAGGGATGAATGGGAGCGCCTTACGGACACCCTGATCCGCGCCTATCAACGCTGGCCGCAGGGGGTGTATCTCGTCTGGTACCCGGTGAAAATCCGCGGTACGATCACCCGCCTGTGGCAGGCGTTGCGCGAGCGTCTGCCCGCCTTTGCCTGCGAACTGCTGCAGATGCCGGAAGAGGGTCGGGAACAGCTTTTCGGCAGCGGACTGATCGTGGTGAACCCACCCTGGGGTCTGCGCGAGGCACTGGCCGCCGCACTGACGGAATTGGGTCCACTGCTCAGTGCGCCGCAAGGTGGTGGGTTGTGGTCCCTGCGTTGCCAGGGCTGGCCGGGGCCAGCACCGAAACCGCCAGTGCACTTTAACGGATGA
- a CDS encoding glutathione S-transferase N-terminal domain-containing protein yields MTMRLYATQTSPYARKVHIALLEKNIPCDVEWVDLRAPGHAALEHNPLGKIPVLVRDDGSSVYDSAVIIQYLEVLRPEPAIIPHDPEARIEALRIEALASGIMDTTIAWVLEQRHASDCQDAAMLQRARGKILAALAMLQEETDAWQDAGTVSVLTLAQIATVAAVGYVDLRVPDFLVQFPDLTTWMHTMRLRPSVSATAPR; encoded by the coding sequence ATGACGATGCGACTTTATGCGACGCAGACCAGTCCCTATGCCCGGAAAGTGCATATCGCGCTGCTGGAAAAAAACATCCCCTGTGATGTGGAGTGGGTGGATCTCCGCGCTCCCGGCCACGCGGCCCTGGAGCACAACCCCCTGGGCAAGATCCCCGTGCTGGTGCGGGATGACGGTTCGTCGGTATATGATTCCGCAGTGATCATCCAGTACCTGGAAGTCCTGCGTCCGGAACCTGCCATCATCCCCCACGACCCCGAAGCCCGCATCGAGGCATTGCGGATCGAGGCGCTGGCGAGCGGCATCATGGATACGACCATTGCCTGGGTGCTGGAGCAGCGCCATGCCAGTGATTGCCAGGATGCCGCCATGCTGCAGCGCGCCCGTGGCAAGATCCTTGCCGCCTTGGCGATGCTCCAGGAAGAGACGGACGCATGGCAGGATGCCGGCACCGTGTCGGTGCTGACTCTGGCGCAGATTGCGACGGTCGCGGCCGTGGGTTACGTTGATCTGCGTGTGCCGGATTTCCTGGTGCAATTCCCGGATTTGACGACCTGGATGCACACCATGCGCCTGCGCCCCAGCGTCAGCGCCACGGCCCCCCGGTAA